The window GGCACAACACCGAGCGGCTGGACAACCAGCTGCGCGGCCGCGCTGGCCGCCAGGGTGACCCGGGTTCCACGGTGTTCTTCGCCAGCTGGGAAGACGAAGTCGTCACCTCCCACGTCGAGCGTGGCAAGCTACCACTGGACTGCGACGAGACCGGCAAGATCACCAGCCCGAAGGCGGCCTCGCTGCTCGACCATGCCCAGCGGGTGGCCGACGGCCGGCTGCTGGACGTGCACGCCAACACCTGGCGCTACAACCAGCTGATCGCCCAGCAGCGGGCCATCATCGTCGAGCGGCGCAACACCCTGCTCAGCACGCCAGCGGCCCGTGAGGAGCTCGCGGAGCTCTCACCGGAGCGCTACGAGATGTTGTCGGAGAAGGTGTCCGAGGAGCGGCTGGAGAAGATCTGCCGCGACATCATGCTGTTCCACCTCGACCGCGGCTGGGCCGACCACCTGGCCTACCTGTCGGACATCCGGGAGAGCATCCACCTGCGCGCCCTGGGGCGACAGAACCCGCTCGACGAGTTCCACCGGATGGCCGTCGACGCGTTCGCCCACCTGGCCGCCGACGCAATCGAGGCGGCCCAGCAGACGTTCGAGACCGCCGACGTGCTCGAGCAGGAGCAGGGCCTGGACCTGTCCAAGCTGGCCCGGCCCACCTCGACGTGGACGTACATGGTGCACGACAACCCACTCAACGACGACACGTTGTCAGCGCTGAGCCTGCCCGGGGTGTTCAGCTAGGGCTAGGTTCAGTCCCATGGAACGCGGGGTCGATCGGGTGCTGACCATCCCGAACGTGCTCAGCGTCATCCGGCTCGTCCTGGTACCGGTCTTCCTGTACCTGCTGCTGTTCACCCACGCCTACGGCTGGGCGGTGGTGATCCTGATGTTCAGCGGGTTCTCCGACTGGGCAGACGGCAAGATCGCCCGCCTGGTGGCCAACCAGTCCTCCCGGCTCGGTGAACTCCTCGACCCCCTGGTGGACCGCATCTACATGGTCGCCGTGCCGGTGGGACTGGGGTTTTCCGGCGTCGTTCCCTGGTGGGTGGTCGGCATCCTGATCGGACGCGACGCCGTGCTGGCCGCCGCCCTCCCGGTAGTGCGCAGCCGCGGGCTGACCTCGCTGCCGGTCACCTACATCGGCAAGGCGGCGACGTTCGCGTTGATGTCCGGCTTCCCGCTGGTCCTGCTGGGTCAGTGGGACGCCGTCTGGAGCCATGTCATCGGCGCATGCGGCTGGGGTTTCGTCGTCTGGGG is drawn from Candidatus Mycolicibacterium alkanivorans and contains these coding sequences:
- a CDS encoding CDP-alcohol phosphatidyltransferase family protein gives rise to the protein MERGVDRVLTIPNVLSVIRLVLVPVFLYLLLFTHAYGWAVVILMFSGFSDWADGKIARLVANQSSRLGELLDPLVDRIYMVAVPVGLGFSGVVPWWVVGILIGRDAVLAAALPVVRSRGLTSLPVTYIGKAATFALMSGFPLVLLGQWDAVWSHVIGACGWGFVVWGMGMYLWSAVLYLLQVRLVVRTMPKVTAVSRRTDSSDAGAV